One window of Campylobacter sp. RM12651 genomic DNA carries:
- a CDS encoding MMPL family transporter, translating into MITLLICLGLSYYSTKIEVEAKSTSFFLEDDKDLQLFNESIKTFGSQDFLVLAYKSQGDVFSIESIEKLQNIEKKLLKIDGVKSVLSILNAPLFLSDGKSINEGANLLKAKDEISKNKFYLKNLISKDYSVVDFLIYANNPDDLIVTLKQFALDNDLILGGMSVIASDMIAYVKSDLYVYGIGLFVLLSIAIFIFFRSLYFVFVCMFICLISLFSTTGILAILGYNITVISSNYVALVLIITISVIVHLLSHFSELINFNKNTDRLTQVRHTLLAKAKPSFYAILTTVVGFLSLVFSGIKPISELGVMMSIGISVSLLLCYLYLPYLLLAKKDFKNVYFAKEPKFLLFCANTAINHRKIVYFVSLIIVVFAIVSIPKLSAENSFVNYFKDSSDIKKGLLLIDEKLGGTLPLDVIVKFNDEDDEQADEFAEFLDNSDKYYLTPSKVEILKKIHNFLENQNYVGSVLSLYSLLDFAKSMNNGKDIDGFLLNILQNNLEESTKKQIIYPYYNEKSKEFRIAIRMVDSDKTLKRAKFLKDLNDNLRELTKNDNINIQVSGVMVLYNNMLSSLISSQVDTLNFVILSLFALFLIIFRNIRFSIIGIIANLIPISLLFAIIAFSGLSLDLMSITIAAISIGIGVDDIIHYVHRFKEEIKKRNLNDAIRASHQSIGSALYYTTCTIVLGFCLMMSSNFTPTIYFGLLTVLVMILLLCGSLFLLPSLIISLYFKGYFKNELSKKDLSA; encoded by the coding sequence ATGATAACTCTATTAATTTGTTTAGGGTTATCATATTATTCTACTAAGATAGAAGTTGAAGCAAAATCAACTAGCTTTTTCTTAGAAGATGATAAGGATTTACAACTATTTAATGAAAGTATAAAAACTTTTGGTTCTCAAGATTTTTTAGTATTAGCCTATAAAAGCCAAGGCGATGTCTTTAGTATTGAAAGTATTGAAAAACTTCAAAATATAGAGAAAAAACTATTAAAAATAGATGGTGTTAAATCAGTTCTTAGTATTTTAAATGCTCCATTATTTTTAAGTGATGGAAAAAGTATAAATGAAGGAGCTAATTTATTAAAAGCTAAAGATGAAATAAGTAAAAATAAATTTTATTTAAAGAATTTAATTAGCAAAGATTATTCAGTTGTTGATTTTTTAATATATGCAAATAACCCAGATGATTTGATTGTTACATTAAAGCAATTTGCGCTTGATAATGATTTGATTTTAGGTGGGATGAGCGTTATTGCAAGTGATATGATTGCTTATGTTAAATCTGATTTATATGTTTATGGAATAGGGTTATTTGTATTATTATCAATTGCTATTTTTATATTTTTTAGAAGTTTGTATTTTGTATTTGTTTGTATGTTTATATGCTTAATTTCTCTTTTTAGCACGACGGGAATTTTGGCGATTTTGGGTTATAATATAACCGTTATTTCAAGTAATTATGTAGCATTGGTTTTAATTATTACAATTTCTGTTATAGTGCATTTATTATCTCATTTTTCAGAACTTATAAACTTTAATAAAAATACAGATAGATTAACACAAGTAAGACACACATTATTAGCTAAGGCAAAACCTAGCTTTTATGCTATTTTAACAACCGTAGTTGGGTTTTTAAGTCTTGTTTTTTCAGGAATAAAACCTATTAGTGAATTAGGCGTTATGATGAGCATTGGTATTAGTGTTAGTTTGCTTTTATGCTATTTATATTTGCCTTATTTGTTACTTGCAAAAAAAGATTTTAAAAATGTATATTTTGCTAAAGAGCCTAAGTTTTTATTGTTTTGTGCAAATACTGCAATAAATCATAGAAAAATAGTATATTTTGTAAGCTTGATAATAGTTGTTTTTGCTATTGTTTCAATTCCAAAGCTTAGTGCTGAAAATAGTTTTGTGAATTATTTTAAAGATAGTAGTGATATTAAAAAAGGTTTATTATTAATTGATGAAAAACTAGGTGGAACGCTTCCGTTAGATGTAATTGTTAAATTTAACGATGAAGACGATGAACAAGCTGATGAGTTTGCTGAATTTTTAGATAATAGTGATAAGTATTATTTAACACCATCAAAAGTAGAAATTCTAAAAAAAATTCATAATTTCTTAGAAAATCAAAATTATGTAGGTAGTGTTTTAAGCCTTTATTCGCTTTTAGATTTTGCAAAATCTATGAATAATGGTAAAGATATTGATGGCTTTTTGCTAAATATATTGCAAAATAACCTTGAAGAAAGCACTAAAAAGCAAATTATTTATCCATATTACAACGAAAAATCAAAAGAATTTAGAATAGCAATTAGAATGGTTGATAGTGATAAAACTTTAAAAAGAGCTAAATTTTTAAAAGATTTAAATGATAATTTAAGAGAACTTACAAAAAATGATAATATAAATATTCAAGTAAGTGGAGTTATGGTGCTTTATAACAATATGCTAAGCTCACTTATAAGTTCTCAAGTAGATACTCTTAATTTTGTTATACTTAGCTTATTTGCATTGTTTTTAATAATTTTTAGAAATATAAGATTTAGTATTATTGGAATAATTGCTAATTTGATTCCTATTTCATTATTGTTTGCGATTATTGCTTTTAGCGGGTTAAGTCTTGATTTAATGAGTATTACAATTGCAGCAATTTCTATTGGAATTGGAGTTGATGATATAATACATTATGTTCATAGATTTAAAGAAGAAATCAAAAAAAGGAATTTAAATGATGCTATTAGGGCAAGTCATCAAAGTATTGGTTCAGCACTTTATTATACAACTTGCACTATTGTTTTAGGATTTTGTCTTATGATGAGCTCTAATTTTACACCTACTATTTATTTTGGATTACTGACTGTTTTAGTTATGATTTTATTATTATGCGGTTCTTTGTTTTTATTACCATCACTTATAATTAGTTTATATTTTAAGGGTTATTTTAAAAACGAATTATCAAAGAAGGATTTAAGTGCTTAA
- a CDS encoding adenylosuccinate synthase, with protein sequence MSKADILVGIQWGDEGKGKVVDKLCANYDFVCRSAGGHNAGHTIWVDGVRYALHLLPSGILHHRCKNVIGNGVVLNPEVLITEMAQFDNLEGRLFISDRAHLNLSYHAQIDIAKEKFKGDNAIGTTGKGIGPCYSDKISRSGHRVSELLEPEKLCNAILKDFVINKPYFDTLGVNAPDANELLANLKRYKEMLAPFICDTTRLIWKALDEDKKVLLEGAQGSLLDIDHGTYPYVTSSTTIAAGALSGLGLSPYEAGKSIGIVKAYTTRVGHGPFPTEDKTEQGERIGEIGKEIGVSTGRKRRCGWFDAVAVRYTARLNGLSELALMKLDVLENFDSIKICKAYEYKGEIIDYVPADLENVKPIYESVDGFGKIYGIRRYDDLPVNAKKYISKIEELVGVKIKMISTSPEREDTIIL encoded by the coding sequence ATGAGCAAAGCTGACATATTAGTAGGTATTCAGTGGGGAGATGAAGGTAAAGGCAAAGTTGTAGATAAATTATGCGCTAACTATGATTTTGTATGTAGGAGTGCAGGAGGACACAACGCAGGTCATACTATTTGGGTTGATGGAGTTCGTTATGCTTTACATTTATTACCTAGTGGTATTTTGCATCATCGTTGCAAAAATGTAATAGGAAACGGGGTTGTATTAAATCCTGAAGTTTTGATTACAGAAATGGCTCAATTTGATAATTTAGAAGGTAGATTATTTATTAGTGATAGAGCTCATCTTAATTTAAGTTATCATGCACAAATTGACATCGCTAAAGAAAAATTTAAAGGTGATAATGCAATAGGAACGACTGGTAAAGGAATAGGACCTTGCTATTCTGATAAGATTTCAAGAAGTGGGCATAGAGTAAGTGAGTTGCTTGAACCTGAAAAACTTTGTAATGCAATTTTGAAAGATTTTGTGATAAATAAACCATATTTTGATACTTTAGGCGTAAATGCACCTGATGCAAATGAGCTGTTGGCTAATCTTAAAAGATATAAAGAAATGTTAGCACCATTTATTTGTGATACTACAAGACTTATATGGAAAGCTTTAGATGAAGATAAAAAAGTCTTATTAGAGGGAGCTCAAGGTAGTTTATTAGATATTGACCACGGAACTTATCCTTATGTAACTAGCTCAACAACTATTGCTGCAGGAGCTTTAAGCGGTTTAGGATTAAGCCCTTATGAAGCAGGCAAATCAATAGGAATAGTAAAAGCTTATACTACAAGAGTTGGACACGGACCTTTCCCTACAGAAGATAAAACAGAGCAGGGCGAAAGAATAGGCGAAATAGGAAAAGAAATAGGTGTTAGCACAGGTAGAAAAAGACGCTGCGGATGGTTTGATGCAGTAGCTGTAAGATATACTGCTAGATTAAACGGGCTTAGCGAACTTGCTTTAATGAAATTAGATGTTTTAGAAAATTTTGATAGCATTAAAATTTGTAAAGCATATGAATATAAGGGCGAAATAATTGATTATGTTCCAGCTGATTTAGAAAATGTAAAACCAATTTATGAAAGTGTTGATGGCTTTGGTAAAATTTATGGAATTAGAAGATATGATGATTTACCTGTAAATGCGAAAAAATATATCTCAAAAATTGAAGAATTAGTTGGTGTAAAAATAAAAATGATTTCTACTTCTCCTGAGCGTGAAGATACAATCATTTTATGA
- a CDS encoding tyrosine-type recombinase/integrase produces the protein MFLFLLHGRRKNEVLSLKWKDIDFKNESYIIRSENCKISKTMEYSLTPLLKYRLKEHYKNTLFNSPKDYVFTNPDTANKYIDLRRAWNNFLNKNNLPKMRLHDIRHLIGTYAINHLGLSMESVMLTLGHANITTTHHYLTRNKNLSKMVINSILESIIIPNNNDDLQKAE, from the coding sequence ATTTTTTTATTCTTACTACACGGAAGAAGAAAAAACGAAGTATTAAGCCTTAAGTGGAAAGATATAGATTTTAAAAACGAAAGCTATATAATACGCTCCGAAAATTGTAAAATCTCTAAAACTATGGAATATTCATTAACCCCTTTATTAAAATATAGATTAAAAGAGCATTATAAAAATACTCTATTTAACTCACCTAAAGATTATGTATTCACAAATCCAGATACAGCAAATAAATATATAGATTTACGCAGAGCTTGGAATAACTTTTTAAATAAAAACAATTTACCAAAAATGAGACTTCACGACATAAGGCATTTAATAGGAACTTATGCTATTAATCATTTAGGACTTAGTATGGAAAGCGTAATGCTTACACTAGGACACGCTAACATTACTACTACTCATCACTATTTAACACGCAATAAAAACCTTTCAAAAATGGTAATTAATAGCATTTTAGAAAGTATCATTATTCCTAATAATAATGATGATTTACAGAAAGCCGAGTAA
- a CDS encoding bifunctional 3,4-dihydroxy-2-butanone 4-phosphate synthase/GTP cyclohydrolase II → MSFVSIEEGIKELKKGNMLIMLDAEDRENEGDLIFPAEFSTPEKVNFTLTHARGVVCVALDKKIAEHFELPLMVPKNTSNHETAFTITVDIKTASTGVSSSERDATIKLFANKNAVASDFVRPGHINPLIAKDGGVLVRTGHTEGTVDMCKLAGLTPACVICEIMNPDGTMARRDDLIEFGKKHNIKLVTIEDLIKYRLQNESLVSKISEEKTKLLCKDVKKIVYKDFLGDIHTIFAFAGKNEKSLIKFYKSSKDINILNATKLEETLKSIDDLSKEGGMLVFMEGLKSDDKNYGIGAQILKDLGINKFKFLGNQEQFAALSGFGLIIE, encoded by the coding sequence ATGTCTTTTGTTAGTATAGAAGAAGGTATAAAAGAATTAAAAAAAGGAAATATGTTGATAATGCTAGATGCTGAAGATAGGGAGAATGAAGGTGATTTGATTTTTCCAGCAGAATTTAGCACACCAGAAAAGGTGAATTTCACATTAACACATGCTAGGGGCGTTGTTTGTGTAGCACTAGATAAAAAAATTGCAGAGCATTTTGAATTACCGCTAATGGTTCCTAAAAATACTTCTAATCATGAAACGGCATTTACTATTACGGTGGATATTAAAACGGCAAGTACAGGTGTTAGTTCTAGCGAAAGAGATGCTACTATAAAATTATTTGCAAATAAAAATGCAGTTGCAAGTGATTTTGTAAGACCTGGTCATATTAATCCGTTAATAGCAAAAGATGGCGGTGTATTAGTTAGAACAGGGCATACGGAAGGAACGGTTGATATGTGTAAATTAGCTGGTCTTACTCCTGCTTGTGTAATTTGTGAAATTATGAATCCTGATGGAACAATGGCTAGGCGTGATGATTTAATAGAATTTGGCAAAAAGCACAATATAAAATTAGTAACTATTGAAGACTTAATCAAGTATAGATTGCAAAATGAAAGCTTAGTATCAAAAATTAGTGAAGAAAAAACCAAATTACTATGTAAAGATGTTAAAAAGATTGTATATAAAGATTTTTTAGGAGATATTCACACTATTTTTGCTTTTGCAGGTAAAAATGAAAAAAGTCTGATTAAGTTTTATAAGAGCTCTAAAGATATTAATATTTTAAATGCTACTAAATTAGAAGAAACTTTAAAATCAATAGATGATTTAAGTAAAGAAGGTGGTATGTTAGTATTTATGGAAGGCTTAAAAAGCGATGATAAAAATTATGGCATAGGAGCGCAGATTTTAAAAGATTTAGGCATTAATAAGTTTAAATTTTTAGGCAATCAAGAACAATTTGCAGCTTTAAGTGGCTTTGGCTTAATTATTGAATAA
- a CDS encoding DUF2325 domain-containing protein, whose product MSVLVIGADEITPIKAVLHDLGAKTITHWDARNENRVNRQSIPQDTGCVVMLTSFLNHNTMKKIKSQAKKRNIPLVCAKRSVSCVYCEYCKVLGLNK is encoded by the coding sequence ATGTCAGTTTTGGTTATTGGTGCAGATGAGATTACCCCTATTAAAGCAGTTTTACATGACTTAGGTGCAAAAACAATCACTCATTGGGATGCTAGAAATGAAAATAGAGTAAATCGTCAAAGCATTCCACAAGATACTGGCTGTGTTGTTATGCTTACAAGTTTTTTAAATCATAACACTATGAAAAAAATAAAAAGTCAAGCTAAAAAAAGAAATATTCCTTTAGTATGTGCTAAGCGTTCTGTTAGTTGTGTGTATTGTGAATACTGCAAGGTTTTGGGTTTAAATAAGTAA
- a CDS encoding adenylosuccinate lyase, with the protein MQVVQNLESISINTQDFSFFKEMKEIINKNFSQNIGKKSKLISFYVENEIPQRRYFLKLLSILNKKYNNEQLQNINTAYYKKFKLNLVSVNSLKAMINCKLDFMRKDIILNFSNLEKNLIIYLSNYFKEHDIKILKTKFIITYKDENTLSLLDKLCACNEHLNYCVSFSLSELAYLQFKKEIKNELKKDNRFLNVCMLLEEHFKTLGVEVGASFDVVRNKYLKLSKVYHPDFHSEKSEEVKRVLKEKFEEINIAYESLKPLYKNVS; encoded by the coding sequence ATGCAAGTTGTACAGAATTTAGAATCAATTAGTATAAATACTCAAGATTTTTCATTTTTTAAAGAAATGAAAGAAATAATTAATAAAAATTTTTCACAAAATATCGGAAAGAAAAGCAAACTAATATCATTTTATGTTGAAAATGAAATTCCACAAAGAAGATATTTTTTAAAATTACTATCAATATTGAATAAAAAATACAATAACGAACAACTTCAAAATATAAATACCGCATATTATAAAAAATTTAAACTAAATCTAGTAAGTGTAAATAGCCTAAAAGCAATGATAAATTGTAAGCTTGATTTTATGAGAAAAGATATAATTTTAAATTTCTCAAATCTTGAAAAAAATTTAATAATTTATCTTTCTAATTATTTTAAAGAGCACGATATAAAAATATTAAAAACTAAATTTATCATCACTTATAAAGATGAAAATACCTTAAGTTTATTAGATAAACTATGTGCTTGCAACGAGCATTTAAATTACTGCGTAAGCTTTAGTCTAAGCGAATTGGCTTATTTGCAATTTAAAAAAGAAATTAAAAATGAGCTGAAAAAAGACAATAGGTTTTTAAATGTTTGTATGCTTTTAGAAGAACATTTTAAAACATTAGGAGTGGAAGTAGGAGCTAGTTTTGATGTTGTAAGGAATAAATATCTTAAGTTAAGTAAAGTTTATCATCCTGATTTTCACTCGGAAAAAAGTGAAGAAGTAAAAAGAGTGTTAAAAGAAAAATTTGAAGAGATAAATATTGCATATGAAAGCCTAAAACCATTGTATAAAAATGTAAGTTAA
- the dcuC gene encoding C4-dicarboxylate transporter DcuC, with translation MESFAILKIALALIVVIVTITLLIKRHESRMVLFTSGVVLCIIAGAPMDALEAFTKAIKKANIIEPIVAAMGFAYVLKLTTCDKHLVHALSKVLKYAGIFLVPGAVLITAFINISVTSAAGCSAAVGAVIIPLLMRMGVHPALAASTVLLGTYGSANLNPGYHQTNIVAEVSKVNVMEVIHYEAFYFGVSAVICAFGLMIVGLLLKEYKGYVLEDESNDDKDFKINPIKAIVPIVPVAILLVLSNSHFKEWYEATFALKVPKVGIGHAMIIGSLLAFITCFKDVKAGEVMKKFCAGMGEGFSHVYGIIICAGIFVAGLEAMGFVQQLIDFMKSNPNIATFIGSVGTFALALITGSGDAAGIAFNQAVTIKAADIGLDPMHLGSVVTAVAGLGRSMSPIAGAAIICATYAKVNPIELAKRNAIPTIIAAIVYVLIAI, from the coding sequence ATGGAAAGTTTTGCAATTCTTAAAATTGCACTAGCGTTAATAGTAGTAATTGTTACTATTACACTTTTAATTAAACGCCACGAATCAAGAATGGTTCTTTTTACAAGTGGTGTTGTTTTATGTATTATTGCAGGTGCTCCAATGGACGCACTAGAAGCTTTTACTAAAGCGATAAAAAAGGCAAACATTATTGAACCAATAGTTGCTGCTATGGGTTTTGCTTATGTTTTAAAACTTACAACTTGCGATAAGCATTTAGTTCATGCTTTGTCAAAAGTATTAAAATATGCAGGTATTTTTCTAGTTCCTGGAGCTGTATTAATCACTGCATTTATTAATATTTCAGTAACTTCTGCTGCTGGTTGCTCTGCTGCTGTTGGTGCGGTTATTATCCCGCTACTTATGAGAATGGGGGTTCATCCTGCACTTGCTGCTTCAACCGTTTTATTAGGAACTTATGGAAGCGCAAATCTAAACCCTGGTTATCATCAGACAAATATAGTCGCTGAAGTTAGTAAAGTAAATGTAATGGAAGTAATTCATTATGAAGCGTTTTATTTTGGAGTAAGTGCTGTAATTTGTGCTTTTGGATTGATGATTGTTGGCTTACTTTTAAAAGAATATAAAGGTTATGTTCTTGAAGATGAAAGCAATGATGATAAAGATTTCAAAATCAATCCTATAAAAGCTATTGTTCCAATTGTTCCTGTTGCTATACTTTTAGTTCTTAGCAATTCGCATTTTAAAGAATGGTATGAAGCTACTTTTGCACTTAAAGTTCCAAAAGTTGGCATTGGTCATGCAATGATTATTGGCTCATTATTAGCATTTATTACTTGCTTTAAAGATGTAAAAGCCGGTGAAGTTATGAAGAAATTTTGTGCTGGTATGGGTGAAGGATTTTCACATGTATATGGAATCATTATTTGTGCGGGGATATTCGTTGCAGGGCTTGAAGCTATGGGATTTGTTCAACAATTAATTGATTTTATGAAATCAAACCCAAATATTGCAACTTTCATAGGTTCTGTTGGAACTTTTGCCCTAGCCTTAATAACAGGTAGCGGAGATGCTGCCGGAATAGCATTTAATCAAGCTGTAACGATAAAAGCAGCAGATATCGGACTAGACCCTATGCACCTTGGCTCTGTTGTAACTGCTGTAGCTGGACTTGGAAGAAGTATGAGCCCTATTGCAGGAGCTGCTATTATATGTGCGACTTATGCGAAGGTTAATCCAATTGAACTAGCTAAAAGAAATGCAATACCAACAATTATTGCAGCAATAGTATATGTATTAATCGCTATTTAA
- a CDS encoding IclR family transcriptional regulator C-terminal domain-containing protein, translating to MDTLHQPTLRVIKILETLKNCDEGLNITQISKECKISVGTLHPILKTLCELDYLSFDNKNYKLSFCLNPELEQRKSTKIIIYYMDELAKKIRLAVQLGILNGKKVIYLHKSEGNEKIILKTKAGDVANANATALGKALLFDKNLNELKSIFKKQILEQNTARTINNINDLYDNIQYCKNLGYSYEYGEYDDDFSCFAVPIYKNQQIFAAISVTILKFHINDEKKDLITTELLKYKKIIEEQLQ from the coding sequence TTGGATACTTTACATCAACCAACTTTAAGGGTTATTAAAATTTTAGAGACTTTAAAAAATTGTGATGAAGGTCTTAACATAACACAAATTTCAAAAGAATGTAAAATCAGTGTGGGAACTCTTCATCCTATTTTAAAAACACTTTGTGAATTAGATTATTTAAGTTTTGATAATAAAAATTACAAATTATCTTTTTGTCTAAATCCAGAGCTAGAACAAAGGAAATCTACAAAAATTATAATTTATTATATGGATGAGCTAGCTAAAAAAATAAGATTAGCCGTGCAATTAGGGATTTTAAATGGTAAAAAAGTAATTTATTTACATAAAAGTGAAGGTAATGAAAAAATTATTCTAAAGACAAAAGCTGGAGATGTAGCCAATGCTAACGCAACTGCTCTTGGCAAAGCATTGTTATTTGATAAAAATTTAAATGAATTAAAAAGTATTTTCAAAAAACAAATTCTAGAGCAAAATACTGCAAGAACAATCAATAATATAAATGATTTATACGACAATATTCAGTATTGTAAAAATCTAGGTTATTCTTATGAATACGGGGAATATGATGATGATTTTTCTTGTTTTGCTGTGCCTATTTATAAAAACCAACAAATATTTGCTGCAATTAGTGTTACTATCTTGAAATTTCATATAAATGATGAAAAAAAGGATTTAATAACAACAGAATTATTAAAATATAAAAAAATTATAGAAGAGCAATTGCAATAA
- the hemJ gene encoding protoporphyrinogen oxidase HemJ: protein MEFLANNYDWIKWLHYLAFISWMATLFYLPRLYVYHQEHSHKKEFVEVVKIQEDKLFYFIGQPSMIITLLTGILMISANSTLMKLGYFHLKLLCVVLLLIYHFDCLRYLKQLKNDTCKKSGKFFRAYNEVPTIIMIGIITAMIIRPF, encoded by the coding sequence ATGGAATTTCTAGCTAACAATTATGATTGGATAAAATGGCTTCATTACTTAGCGTTTATTTCTTGGATGGCGACTTTGTTTTATTTGCCACGCCTTTATGTATATCATCAAGAACATTCACATAAAAAAGAATTTGTTGAAGTTGTAAAAATTCAAGAAGATAAATTGTTTTATTTCATAGGACAACCTTCTATGATAATTACACTACTTACTGGAATTTTAATGATTAGTGCTAATTCAACCTTGATGAAACTTGGTTATTTTCATCTTAAATTATTGTGTGTTGTTCTACTACTGATTTATCATTTTGATTGCTTAAGATACCTTAAACAACTAAAAAATGATACCTGTAAAAAAAGTGGTAAATTTTTTAGAGCTTATAACGAAGTGCCTACTATAATAATGATAGGTATAATTACTGCAATGATTATAAGACCATTTTAA
- the lspA gene encoding signal peptidase II — MRKKIIISSLIIAIVIILDRLSKNIFLAGYEWHFTPISFYLVFNDGVAFSMLSFLQEYLKYIQIMLLIIAGILLIKEKKFLNDNYYALSFILAGGISNVYDRFLYPGVIDFIAWHYWFNFAVFNIADVCINLGVIIIILKEIFKKRKKNGISS; from the coding sequence ATGAGAAAAAAAATTATTATCTCAAGTCTTATAATAGCCATTGTAATAATCTTAGATAGACTTAGTAAAAATATATTTTTAGCAGGTTATGAATGGCATTTTACCCCTATTAGTTTTTATTTAGTTTTTAATGATGGGGTTGCTTTTTCAATGCTAAGTTTTTTACAAGAATATCTAAAATATATTCAAATAATGTTGCTTATAATTGCTGGAATACTTTTAATTAAAGAAAAAAAATTCCTAAACGATAATTATTATGCCCTATCATTCATATTAGCCGGGGGCATAAGCAATGTTTATGATAGGTTTTTATATCCTGGAGTTATTGATTTTATAGCTTGGCATTATTGGTTTAACTTCGCTGTTTTTAATATTGCTGATGTGTGTATTAACCTTGGCGTTATTATAATAATTTTAAAAGAAATTTTTAAGAAAAGGAAGAAAAATGGAATTTCTAGCTAA
- the glmM gene encoding phosphoglucosamine mutase, whose product MIFGTDGIRGFAGNDLSAFKALKAAMAIGIFFKNKALTKKVIVGKDTRRSGYMIENAIVSGLNAVGFNVLQIGPMPTPAVAFLSQDLRCDFAIMISASHNPYYDNGIKVFDANGFKLSESEEFEIDKIFNDDNLINSHLVIKDKIGSAKRIDDVIGRYIVHIKNSFPKDTTLKNLRIVLDCANGAAYKVAPAVFSELGADVITLACEPNGININDNCGALHPNMLAKEVKRLRADVGFAFDGDADRLVVVDENGEIINGDILLGVLAKALKDNNNLSGVAISKMSNMGFLNYLKKHDISYVTTDVGDKYILHAMQDKNYNFGGEQSGHIIFSDYAKTGDGIVAALQVAKLLLNKKASEIFSEIKLFPQSLTNLKITEKKPLDKLEGIDNLYEKLNKNNVNYLFRYSGTENLMRILLECESEKTLKNMENECIKYFQSVLV is encoded by the coding sequence ATGATATTTGGAACAGATGGAATTAGAGGTTTTGCAGGTAATGATTTAAGTGCTTTTAAAGCTCTTAAAGCTGCTATGGCTATTGGAATTTTTTTTAAAAATAAAGCATTAACAAAAAAAGTAATAGTTGGAAAAGATACTAGAAGAAGTGGTTATATGATAGAAAATGCAATCGTTAGTGGTCTTAATGCAGTAGGTTTTAATGTATTGCAAATTGGCCCTATGCCTACACCTGCTGTTGCTTTTTTAAGTCAAGATTTAAGATGTGATTTTGCTATTATGATAAGTGCCTCTCATAATCCTTATTATGATAATGGTATTAAAGTATTTGATGCTAATGGATTTAAATTAAGCGAAAGCGAAGAATTTGAAATTGATAAAATATTTAATGATGATAATTTAATTAATTCGCATCTTGTAATAAAGGATAAAATCGGCTCTGCAAAAAGAATTGATGATGTAATAGGTAGATATATAGTTCATATTAAAAATTCTTTTCCAAAAGATACAACCTTAAAAAACCTTAGAATTGTATTAGATTGTGCAAATGGAGCGGCTTATAAGGTTGCGCCTGCTGTCTTTTCTGAATTAGGAGCTGATGTTATAACATTAGCTTGTGAGCCAAATGGAATAAATATTAATGATAATTGTGGAGCACTTCATCCAAATATGTTAGCTAAAGAAGTAAAAAGATTAAGAGCTGATGTTGGGTTTGCTTTTGATGGAGATGCTGATAGATTGGTTGTGGTTGATGAAAACGGAGAAATCATTAATGGAGATATTTTATTAGGGGTTTTAGCAAAAGCTTTAAAAGATAATAATAATTTAAGCGGTGTTGCAATTAGCAAAATGAGCAATATGGGATTTTTAAATTATCTTAAAAAACACGATATTTCTTATGTTACAACCGATGTTGGAGATAAATATATTCTACACGCAATGCAAGATAAAAATTATAATTTTGGTGGAGAGCAAAGCGGACATATAATTTTTAGCGATTACGCAAAAACTGGCGATGGTATAGTAGCAGCACTTCAAGTAGCAAAATTATTATTAAATAAAAAAGCTAGCGAGATTTTTAGCGAAATTAAATTATTTCCACAAAGCTTAACAAACCTAAAAATCACAGAAAAAAAACCTTTAGATAAATTAGAAGGCATAGATAACTTATATGAAAAATTAAATAAAAATAATGTGAATTATTTATTTAGATATTCAGGAACTGAAAATTTAATGAGAATATTACTTGAATGCGAAAGTGAAAAAACTTTAAAAAATATGGAAAATGAATGTATAAAATACTTTCAAAGTGTGCTAGTATGA